The DNA window ACTATCTAAACCACTCCTAGATAGACTAATTAAAGAAGgagtgataaaaaaaaaaatagtaaaaaataaagggtATGAAAGTAACATCTTTGTCCCCTTGGAGAATACTTTCAacttaaaaaagaatgacCAAATGATCAGAGCAGATGATtcatttgaaaataatagcTTTTCCTTTGCAAACAATATTAAtgatgtaataaaaaaggattgatgttaatttttttttatttttattataatttcaatttttatgtttatttttctactttttttaataataaaaaaaaataaaaaataacagcAGCTTTGATAAGAAAATTtgatgtaattttttttaatattttttattgtatattttttttttttttgttgttgttgtataaaaaaagaattagattttctttttaaacaTTACAAGAACAATGatgaaaacataatttttatgtgcCTTTTATTTAAGTATAAATGGGTTTACGCTAAAAAACGAATGTCTTCATGCTTACGTTCATATGcagataataaaattacacaAGGGAAcgtaaaagagaaaaagagaaaaagagaaatttcTGAGCACTAATGAAATAAGGCAATATACAAACAAATTCATGGATTATAATACAGCAGTGTAATGTTTTGTTACTACTAAATTGTAAATTCTATAAATAGATAATTCTAAGTTGGAGTGTTAGAACTTCGTAAAAACACAATAACAATTTCATAtagcaattttttaattgttatgaaaaaggaaaacgtGAGAcacattatttttcatatttaactAAAAGGGACAATGCATGGCTAATGGACgtataatatttgtaaaagCAAATATCTACCAGATGTTTTTAGCAGCATTCTTTACTCTTATTTTTACGTTTACGGAAAcatgtatatgcacatacggaaaaaggaataaactatataaatacatgtacatatatatatatatatatatatacatgtgtgtacTTATGGGCATATGTGAATGTACGTACGAATATCCACTCGTAAAAGCATAATGAACATTACTATTTGGAAAAAAAGTAGCACAAAAAAATGGGGGATacttgataaaaaaaaattaacgcACTTTCAAAACCTACCTCTCTGATTACTAAATTTACGACCGCTATTTGAccttttcttaaaattatttttaccatttctAAAATTTGCATTATTCATGTTTTTCGAAGAACCATCATTCCTGCCACCCCTATCATTTCTGTTGTGACCTCCATAAGAGAAATTGCTGGACTTCTTAATATTGGGATTTGAGTTATTTTTCACTTTATATCTATTtgatcttttctttttctttgtcTTATTTTGTGCTTTATTATCTTGTGGCAAAAATCTACTTAATGGCAATGTTTGCGATTGATCAATATAAAATTGCGTATCACTTGAAAAGGATTTTGCTAATATCccttcttttaatttaaccgaaaaaaaaaaatcattaatGGGACCTAATATTTCATCAACTTTTCCTAtctcttctttattttctaaaaaaatccTACCATTAAAATATGGGACtaaattttctaatttattttttattactaaatCATTTTcacaatatttaaaaaatgtcccacccaaaattattttatctaaTTTAGCTTCATTCTCATAACTTCGGTTAAAATTCCCTTTTCGGTTTTTCTTGAAAAACGTCATCTTGTTTAGTAGTACTTTGGGGGGGGGAAGGATCCACTAATACGTTTTTATGTGTAAGCACATGTAGAGaggtacatttatatatacatacatacaaataaacTTCCGCTTCCTGTGCTTAactatatatactatatcaTGTATGTTACTTTCTCAGTCGCATAATTCGAGCTAAAATTCAGCTGAATCAGCTTTCATTaagagaaataatttttttgaaaatataagcaGCACTGTTTTCCagattttaaaacaaaatagatatatgcatattattatgtatttcttCCTCTGTGTTATTTGCCTCTTTTCTGCTGCTATTACAGTAAATGATGAATTTATAtgctaaaaattttatttacaagttcctaattattttgtttgatAAAGGTGTATAccacatataatatattttttttaaaaaaagtaataaaatttaatgtaacttttatttttacataaatttttttcttttaataaagctttatttttttactgcagctttagataaatattgtcataaaatatattatatattatgtatatatataaatatggtaaaaataatatgcattTTGCGAACAACTCTGATAGGACTTAATGCTAGTGGGCTTAAAGAATTATACTCTCACtagatttattaaaaaaaattgtcatAATTTAgaagttttttaaaaaggctCAGCGTATGCCAATGCACGCTGATTCTTCAAAAAATTCTAGCTGTTGTTATAGCAAACAATTGTGCTATAATaagtatgtacgtatataggCACATATGCAAACACgagcatatttatatgtacttataacACTTGTACACGTATGTTATATTAGCATATACttctacatatttttacacaAACCTTTTAGCACTTCTAAAAACGGCAAATcgtttatcttttttttgtgacGCTAAAATTGAAGAACTTTGAACATACGATTATATGTAATAGTGATCCAAAAATAGCAAATTCACAGAAATAAACAAAACAATTACAGGCACAAAGGTATAAAAAAgggtaaaaaatttatactaaatatatatatacaatatatatatatatatatacacgtgtATGTAGGCGCAGGGGCAGGAGAGTGTGAAAAATTAATGGGGAAAACTTATGAACAAGGATGTAAAGTCCAAAAGTACCACTCTAAAAAGTACGAggtaccaaaaaaaaaaaaaaaaaaaaaaaatgcaaaacaAATGCTAAGAAATGAGAATGATTTTTCATAGTATAATTacgaagaaaatttttttatttcatcatGTCTGCGTAAGATTTTATAAGGAAGCTCTTCCAAAagtatataacaaaaaaagtaGCCATTCAAGTAATTGGATTCAAAGACAAATAACAGACAGATATGTTTTGAAggcaaaaaatgaaaattatagaaGTAGAGCtgcatataaattaatagaattagataataaatatcttttccttaaaaagaataaagtaATTCTAGATATTGGATGTTACCCTGGAAGTTGGAGTCAGGTTATTTTAGAAAGAACGAAAAATTACTATAACGAGATTATTGCTATTGATAGGAAAATCATGGATCCTTTAccaaatatacattttattaaaggAGAAATAGGAAAAGATAATATTGATGATCAACTAAAGGAAATACTTCTGggtaaaaaaattgatataatCCTAAGTGATGCAGCTGTTGCTTGCATTGGTAACAAAATTGATGATCATTTAAATTCCTGTGAACTTACTTTATCCATAACTAATTTCATGGAACAGTACATAAATAATGGGGGAACTTATAttgttaaaatgtatttGGGAAGTCAAACAAATAATCTAAAAACATATCTAAAAactatttttcaatttgttAATACTGCTAAACCCAAGGCGTCCAGGAGTGAATCAAGAGAAATATACCTGGTTTGTCGGAATTTTCTGGgtcgaaaaaaaataaaagaagatataCAAATTAAAGGGTCCTTTTCCCAAAAGGAGGGGTACTTCTAGTTCGTAAGTACGTCCATTAATGCGTTCATTCGTATGTCCGGACATACATACCTACATACTTAGTACCAGCATACATATCTACATATAAGcgtatatacgtacatttatacatacatgtatatataatatgggAGCTCCAAGAACtgtaatacattttttatgcatCTGCGAGCCTCCCTTCttttcttcctctttttACTATTAATTCAGATTTATTCATTCcaattatatacatgtacatacaaatatatatatacatacatgcatgaTAATTATTTCTTGATAATATTACTTTTCACCTTTTTATCATCAATTTATGAGTTTCAAATaatcttaaaattttttttctttccctAATATATTCTATTTCGTAATATCACCTTGTCGCCTTATAGCCTGTGCGAGTATGGTAAAAAAAGCTCAAAAAATATGctacaaatatatgaacgtatgcaaaatatacattacatGCAAATAACGCAGTTAAAGATACAGTTTTTTGAGTAACCCTTATAGTTGTTTCTTCGGAAGGCGCATGCTTTCCAAAAATAGttgaaaaaaattggaaTTCTTTCAATCTTAAAAATACCAAATTTCGAAATTGATCACTTCGTACATGTTATTGCAGAGTTATACGAATGTTCATATTTACAAAGCTATACCTGTCAAgtttattaacttttttgaaaaattatttttatatttttggcacaaataaaaagagaGGAGAcccattttaaaattattttttattaaataaatttcaaaatttagGTAAACAGCATgtagaacatatatatgtatatataaatatacaagtatatataaacatatatataggcaAACACGAGTGTACTTCAAAATGGAGAGataaaatcatatattttaaaatccATCATGGCGAACTTTTCCACGAAAATAGGAATACTTTTTGCAAATATCCATGAagttgttaaaaaaaatttattactcACAAAACatcatttgtattttatatctCTCCAATTTTGTGTTCAATTATTCTGTTTGATAATAAAActgttcttatttttttaatgcaaCTTTTCATCccctattttttattttactcttTACCTATATCATgttccttttaaaaaaaaaaaaaaaaaaaactcaaTACTCCACGAAACAACAAAACGTAGAATAACATAACATATCATAACGTATTATAACGTATCATAACATATGATAGCATGACGAATTTTACATAAGAgatgtaaaaataaactatGCTCATAAATTCAAACCTAGCTTTTAGGAGCTTATCAATAAGTAACACTTCAAATTATTTGATGGTATGCAGATTTGTACAAGTGAACTAATTCCACAAAAGGGTAATTACAAGTAATAATAACTGGAacgaattataaaatatattttttcttcttaaaCAAGAAACccaaaagtataaatatatatgaaaaaaataaaaaaatgaacaagtCAGACAAAAAGTTCATcttgaaattatttaaaattaaaaatgggAATATAAATTTGCTGAAGAATAGAATAACACATTTTACCATTAACAAcaaatgcatacatatagtTTTGTGTAACAAtgctttaataaaatattatgttgaAGATAATGAACTATCTTACATAGACTTCTACAATAAGAAaacaacaaataataaagcGGAAATAAGATCCATGTTTTTTGATAATAACTGTTATCATGGATTTATATGCTTAGCAaataaggaatatatatatgttcactttgaaaataatattgttcGAAATTTagggaaattaaaaaaatataacatcaCAAGTGTATGTTTTAATGATTAtacagaaataaaaaactcGTTTCCATTTTTAATAGCTACAAAGGATGGGGAAATTCTTGAAATGAGCATAaacaacaaaacaaaaaataataaagatcaTGAAACTATATTCTCTAATGACAAATTGTCCATTCTTGATATAAATATGGTAAATGTAAAACTGAGTAATACAAATGATGATGAAATGTTacgaattatttattttagtaCAAGTAATAGTTTACACGAAATTAGctacacatataaaaatagtaagaCGAACAGTTCAGAAAAAAGTGAAACAAATATGGGAgaagttaaaataaaaacaaataatttatttgctaataataatagtaattcACTGGAAGATACAAAAGTGTATGAATGTGGCATGGACTCCTTAACctctattttaaaaattgaaaatatccGAAATAAAAACTATTTATTCTGGCTTAATGGATGTTGTATATTcattagtaaaataaataattataaaaaaaaaaaaaacgcaAAAGGAGGGAATACCAGGAATGCTAATAAACATATGAAGAATAAACATCTTACCAATTTTGATGATATTGATTTCTTATCCAATTCATCGGAATCTAATAATTCAGATAAGGGGATTAACATCATATCCATTAGTGAAGACGAAGAAATGCGAAAACAAGAGAAACAAAGAGAAAAggacaaaaataaaaaaattatacaaagaaaaagattatacaaaaataatcatCACTATAAAAGGGATTCGGAGCCAGATGAGGAAAACAGtagtaacaaaaatataaacagaaATAACTGTCTATTTAACattgaattttatttagatAGTAATTATGTCATAGTTAACTTCTTAgacttaaatatatttaccagcgaaaatataaataatttttcctttacaAAGGCTTTTTATGAatccatatataataaggCAGATAAAATAACGTACCATTCTGAGGAGGAAAATATGCAGGACCGGGAAAAAGAAGCAAAGcagaaaatgaataaatcGAAAATTTATGAGAACACTGTTTCGTCTATAATTGATATGTGTGtaaatgatttatatattttcctcttactagaagaaaaatttcttatcattaataatataaattttaaaatagtatatGAACAAACATTAGCTATTGAAACATATGGTGATGTTATACGAGTAATGAAAGATAACTTCGACAATAAAGTATGGCTGTGTACAtcgaaatatatttttaatatacatataaacaaaaataaaaatgatttgaTTGACTTAAAtctgaagaaaaaaaattttgcaaaaatgtTGGAACATAGTACGAAGAATGAAAGGATTCggataaaaaaacatttattaaaaaataataaatacgaAATAGatcaatataaatatacaaatataaatacagaGGAAATGTTAATATCCTTTTTGCATAAAAAgcaatatttt is part of the Plasmodium malariae genome assembly, chromosome: 14 genome and encodes:
- the GAR1 gene encoding H/ACA ribonucleoprotein complex subunit 1, putative, whose amino-acid sequence is MTFFKKNRKGNFNRSYENEAKLDKIILGGTFFKYCENDLVIKNKLENLVPYFNGRIFLENKEEIGKVDEILGPINDFFFSVKLKEGILAKSFSSDTQFYIDQSQTLPLSRFLPQDNKAQNKTKKKKRSNRYKVKNNSNPNIKKSSNFSYGGHNRNDRGGRNDGSSKNMNNANFRNGKNNFKKRSNSGRKFSNQRGRF
- the PmUG01_14026300 gene encoding ribosomal RNA methyltransferase, putative; translated protein: MRMIFHSIITKKIFLFHHVCVRFYKEALPKVYNKKSSHSSNWIQRQITDRYVLKAKNENYRSRAAYKLIELDNKYLFLKKNKVILDIGCYPGSWSQVILERTKNYYNEIIAIDRKIMDPLPNIHFIKGEIGKDNIDDQLKEILLGKKIDIILSDAAVACIGNKIDDHLNSCELTLSITNFMEQYINNGGTYIVKMYLGSQTNNLKTYLKTIFQFVNTAKPKASRSESREIYLVCRNFLGRKKIKEDIQIKGSFSQKEGYF